The Accipiter gentilis chromosome 14, bAccGen1.1, whole genome shotgun sequence genome contains a region encoding:
- the OGFR gene encoding opioid growth factor receptor isoform X7, whose product MSSGGGEGREQLLDCDNCKSKDHFFIPEQRSNLSPLSQRGFQFSGRRNWNAAKDLQRYRHRYPGLIESENEEEEEMWNLSFYKNEIRFLPQGLHIETLLESWWDNYEVLEENHSYIQWLFPLREHGMNWRAKPLTCQEIQAFRKSKEVMQRFIRAYQLMLRFYGILLVNEETGELKRAENWAERFQNLNRFSHNNLRITRILKCLGEMGYEHYQVHLVKFFLTETLVKETLPNVKRSALDYFLFTIRSKWKRRELVHYAWRHFKPRGSFVWGPHDKLLKYRPRSAKSQLHQKAEDKQETPGEKSDDSVEKDENHSLEEEQKAGDAADSQPKVNDEDVREKISECVLKGGDGEEEKEASFTQQEQKDLNSEAEEVQGTAENDCTKESKKRKLDANMADAKKSGPLKSPTDIENISRNLGECAIDAEIPSSVPLLQAEEDQETPKEGNAGTKGSTVPETADAAVKRRKVDKRTSRTRTFNLAINLNINVNIEPSVSSVKLNPSVANAEAEKENVSENNTTVEVTAEKGGGDANGGAERPPVGSRFPETGWTSPISDGLESSKDQVTARSYQYHCNSTLLAGKSEVDGVEQHKKAENANEKGQAEVTGKKQVPENLEQSMASICPEEDSAEVVTHKPESSEPAAEPDKEQVAAE is encoded by the exons ATGAGCTCTGGGGGTGGCGAAGGCAGAG agcagCTTCTGGATTGTGACAACTGTAAAAGCAAGGACCATTTTTTCATTCCA GAGCAAAGATCAAATTTGTCACCACTGTCTCAGAGGGGTTTTCAG TTCTCAGGCAGGCGCAACTGGAATGCAGCAAAAGACTTGCAGAGATACAGACATCGTTACCCG GGTCTGATAGAATCagaaaatgaggaggaagaagagatgtgGAACTTAAGCTTTTATAAAAATGAGATTCGTTTTTTGCCCCAGG gtttgCATATTGAAACTCTGCTTGAATCTTGGTGGGACAACTATGAAGTTCTGGAAGAAAACCATTCTTACATACAGTG GCTATTCCCTTTACGTGAACATGGGATGAATTGGCGTGCCAAACCACTCACGTGTCAAGAAATCCAG GCCTTTAGGAAGTCCAAGGAAGTTATGCAAAGGTTTATACGTGCTTATCAGCTCATGCTGAGATTTTATGGAATCCTTCTGGTCAATGAGGAAACCGGAGAACTTAAGAGAGCAGAGAATTGGGCTGAACGATTTCAAAACTTGAACCG GTTCAGCCACAACAATTTGCGGATTACTCGCATCCTGAAGTGCCTGGGGGAGATGGGATATGAACACTATCAAGTGCACTTGGTAAAGTTTTTCCTAACAGAAACTCTTGTTAAGGAGACATTACCAAATGTCAAGAGAAGTGCCTTGGATTACTTCCTGTTCACCATCAGAAGCAAATGGAAGAGAAGAGAACTAGTCCACTACGCTTGGCGACACTTCAAGCCTCGAGGCAGCTTTGTGTGGGGGCCGCATGACAAACTCTTGAAGTACAGACCCCGCTCTGCCAAGTCACAGCTGCACCAAAAGGCTGAAGATAAACAGGAGACCCCTGGTGAAAAATCTGATGATTCTGTGGAAAAGGATGAGAACCACTCTctagaggaagaacagaaagctgGAGATGCTGCAGACTCACAGCCTAAAGTGAATGATGAAGATGTAAGAGAGAAGATAAGTGAATGTGTTTTGAAAGGAGGAGATGGCGAAGAGGAGAAAGAGGCTTCATTTAcccagcaggagcagaaggaTTTAAACAGTGAGGCTGAAGAAGTGCAGGGTACAGCAGAGAATGACTGCACAAAGGAGAGCAAGAAGAGAAAACTGGATGCAAATATGGCAGATGCTAAAAAGAGTGGACCATTGAAAAGCCCTACTGATATTGAAAACATTTCCCGTAATCTGGGAGAATGTGCAATTGATGCAGAAATCCCCTCCTCAGTTCCGCTCTTGCAAGCAGAAGAGGACCAGGAAACACCAAAAGAAGGCAATGCAGGCACCAAAGGCTCAACAGTGCCGGAGACCGCTGATGCAGCTGTAAAACGGAGGAAAGTTGATAAAAGAACATCGAGAACCAGAACGTTCAACTTGGCCATAAACCTGAACATAAACGTGAACATCGAGCCCTCTGTCTCTAGTGTCAAGTTAAATCCATCTGTTGCGAATGCCGAGGCTGAAAAAGAGAACGTCAGTGAGAACAACACAACTGTGGAAGTGACAGCTGAGAAGGGTGGTGGTGATGCAAATGGTGGGGCTGAGAGACCCCCGGTGGGTTCCAGGTTCCCCGAGACTGGCTGGACTTCTCCAATAAGTGATGGCTTGGAGTCGAGTAAAGATCAAGTCACAGCAAGGAGTTATCAGTACCACTGCAACAGCACGCTCCTGGCAGGCAAAAGTGAGGTGGATGGGGTAGAACAgcataaaaaggcagaaaacgCAAATGAAAAAGGGCAAGCAGAAGTCACAGGCAAGAAACAAGTTCCAGAAAATCTTGAGCAGAGCATGGCATCCATTTGTCCCGAAGAAGACAGCGCTGAGGTTGTAACACACAAACCTGAAAGCTCTGAGCCTGCAGCAGAACCTGATAAAGAGCAGGTAGCAGCAGAATGA
- the OGFR gene encoding opioid growth factor receptor isoform X6, with protein MSSGGGEGREQLLDCDNCKSKDHFFIPPRWYTLWQKLVMFLFNTEEQRSNLSPLSQRGFQFSGRRNWNAAKDLQRYRHRYPGLIESENEEEEEMWNLSFYKNEIRFLPQGLHIETLLESWWDNYEVLEENHSYIQWLFPLREHGMNWRAKPLTCQEIQAFRKSKEVMQRFIRAYQLMLRFYGILLVNEETGELKRAENWAERFQNLNRFSHNNLRITRILKCLGEMGYEHYQVHLVKFFLTETLVKETLPNVKRSALDYFLFTIRSKWKRRELVHYAWRHFKPRGSFVWGPHDKLLKYRPRSAKSQLHQKAEDKQETPGEKSDDSVEKDENHSLEEEQKAGDAADSQPKVNDEDVREKISECVLKGGDGEEEKEASFTQQEQKDLNSEAEEVQGTAENDCTKESKKRKLDANMADAKKSGPLKSPTDIENISRNLGECAIDAEIPSSVPLLQAEEDQETPKEGNAGTKGSTVPETADAAVKRRKVDKRTSRTRTFNLAINLNINVNIEPSVSSVKLNPSVANAEAEKENVSENNTTVEVTAEKGGGDANGGAERPPVGSRFPETGWTSPISDGLESSKDQVTARSYQYHCNSTLLAGKSEVDGVEQHKKAENANEKGQAEVTGKKQVPENLEQSMASICPEEDSAEVVTHKPESSEPAAEPDKEQVAAE; from the exons ATGAGCTCTGGGGGTGGCGAAGGCAGAG agcagCTTCTGGATTGTGACAACTGTAAAAGCAAGGACCATTTTTTCATTCCA CCTAGATGGTATACTTTATGGCAGAAGCTGGTAATGTTTTTATTCAATACTGAG GAGCAAAGATCAAATTTGTCACCACTGTCTCAGAGGGGTTTTCAG TTCTCAGGCAGGCGCAACTGGAATGCAGCAAAAGACTTGCAGAGATACAGACATCGTTACCCG GGTCTGATAGAATCagaaaatgaggaggaagaagagatgtgGAACTTAAGCTTTTATAAAAATGAGATTCGTTTTTTGCCCCAGG gtttgCATATTGAAACTCTGCTTGAATCTTGGTGGGACAACTATGAAGTTCTGGAAGAAAACCATTCTTACATACAGTG GCTATTCCCTTTACGTGAACATGGGATGAATTGGCGTGCCAAACCACTCACGTGTCAAGAAATCCAG GCCTTTAGGAAGTCCAAGGAAGTTATGCAAAGGTTTATACGTGCTTATCAGCTCATGCTGAGATTTTATGGAATCCTTCTGGTCAATGAGGAAACCGGAGAACTTAAGAGAGCAGAGAATTGGGCTGAACGATTTCAAAACTTGAACCG GTTCAGCCACAACAATTTGCGGATTACTCGCATCCTGAAGTGCCTGGGGGAGATGGGATATGAACACTATCAAGTGCACTTGGTAAAGTTTTTCCTAACAGAAACTCTTGTTAAGGAGACATTACCAAATGTCAAGAGAAGTGCCTTGGATTACTTCCTGTTCACCATCAGAAGCAAATGGAAGAGAAGAGAACTAGTCCACTACGCTTGGCGACACTTCAAGCCTCGAGGCAGCTTTGTGTGGGGGCCGCATGACAAACTCTTGAAGTACAGACCCCGCTCTGCCAAGTCACAGCTGCACCAAAAGGCTGAAGATAAACAGGAGACCCCTGGTGAAAAATCTGATGATTCTGTGGAAAAGGATGAGAACCACTCTctagaggaagaacagaaagctgGAGATGCTGCAGACTCACAGCCTAAAGTGAATGATGAAGATGTAAGAGAGAAGATAAGTGAATGTGTTTTGAAAGGAGGAGATGGCGAAGAGGAGAAAGAGGCTTCATTTAcccagcaggagcagaaggaTTTAAACAGTGAGGCTGAAGAAGTGCAGGGTACAGCAGAGAATGACTGCACAAAGGAGAGCAAGAAGAGAAAACTGGATGCAAATATGGCAGATGCTAAAAAGAGTGGACCATTGAAAAGCCCTACTGATATTGAAAACATTTCCCGTAATCTGGGAGAATGTGCAATTGATGCAGAAATCCCCTCCTCAGTTCCGCTCTTGCAAGCAGAAGAGGACCAGGAAACACCAAAAGAAGGCAATGCAGGCACCAAAGGCTCAACAGTGCCGGAGACCGCTGATGCAGCTGTAAAACGGAGGAAAGTTGATAAAAGAACATCGAGAACCAGAACGTTCAACTTGGCCATAAACCTGAACATAAACGTGAACATCGAGCCCTCTGTCTCTAGTGTCAAGTTAAATCCATCTGTTGCGAATGCCGAGGCTGAAAAAGAGAACGTCAGTGAGAACAACACAACTGTGGAAGTGACAGCTGAGAAGGGTGGTGGTGATGCAAATGGTGGGGCTGAGAGACCCCCGGTGGGTTCCAGGTTCCCCGAGACTGGCTGGACTTCTCCAATAAGTGATGGCTTGGAGTCGAGTAAAGATCAAGTCACAGCAAGGAGTTATCAGTACCACTGCAACAGCACGCTCCTGGCAGGCAAAAGTGAGGTGGATGGGGTAGAACAgcataaaaaggcagaaaacgCAAATGAAAAAGGGCAAGCAGAAGTCACAGGCAAGAAACAAGTTCCAGAAAATCTTGAGCAGAGCATGGCATCCATTTGTCCCGAAGAAGACAGCGCTGAGGTTGTAACACACAAACCTGAAAGCTCTGAGCCTGCAGCAGAACCTGATAAAGAGCAGGTAGCAGCAGAATGA